Proteins found in one Halanaerobiaceae bacterium ANBcell28 genomic segment:
- a CDS encoding ATP-binding protein, with protein MGQFDLLKLSFIKLERLLVFRNILNDDLFSRIRDLVVSLTRYVSEEYSSDYYQICNELINIAEKEEFQGDLLQNYLLYLLMTDENPFTIACEKYEYSLSPGLYQATAHDLAIIKDVFRFTLTDIGIIIGIGEINFISHYSSTKANKNGNTPPIYKYFRKIKQSFAKENSEHITEQLADYYHSAGASEFSQYISFHWDKKKGLIGRKNVDLIDFDDLIGYEKQKNKLIENTSAFLQDKKANNVLLYGDSGTGKSSSIKALLNQFYNDGLRLIEINKEQIKYIPDILDILNSRGLYFIIFMDDLSFEDFETDYKYLKAVMEGGIESKPDNVLFYATSNRRNIIKEKWEDRSESGDIHQDDARQEKLSLSERFGITITFMSPDQEEYLEIVKRLAVKDNLYVPEQDLVERALQ; from the coding sequence ATGGGCCAATTTGATTTACTAAAATTAAGCTTTATAAAATTGGAAAGATTATTAGTCTTTCGTAATATTCTTAATGACGATTTGTTCTCTAGAATTAGAGATTTAGTTGTTTCTTTAACTAGGTATGTAAGTGAAGAATATAGTTCTGATTATTATCAAATCTGTAATGAACTTATTAATATAGCAGAAAAAGAAGAGTTTCAAGGAGATTTATTGCAAAATTATTTATTATATTTACTTATGACTGATGAAAATCCATTTACTATTGCATGCGAAAAGTATGAATATAGCTTAAGTCCAGGTCTTTATCAGGCAACAGCTCATGATTTGGCTATAATAAAAGATGTCTTTAGATTTACATTAACTGATATAGGTATTATTATTGGTATAGGTGAGATTAACTTTATAAGTCATTATTCCTCTACAAAAGCTAATAAGAATGGTAATACTCCACCGATTTATAAATATTTTCGTAAAATTAAGCAGAGTTTTGCAAAAGAGAATTCAGAACATATTACAGAACAATTAGCAGATTATTATCATAGTGCAGGTGCAAGTGAATTTTCACAATATATTTCTTTCCATTGGGATAAGAAAAAAGGTTTGATAGGAAGGAAAAATGTAGATCTCATAGATTTTGATGACTTGATAGGATATGAAAAACAAAAAAACAAATTAATTGAAAACACAAGTGCTTTTCTTCAAGACAAAAAAGCTAATAATGTTTTGCTATATGGTGATAGTGGCACTGGAAAATCATCTTCTATTAAAGCTTTGTTAAATCAGTTTTATAATGATGGTCTTCGTTTAATTGAAATAAATAAAGAACAAATTAAATACATACCTGATATACTGGATATATTAAATAGTAGAGGTTTATATTTTATAATATTTATGGATGATTTATCATTTGAAGATTTTGAAACAGATTATAAATATTTAAAAGCTGTTATGGAAGGTGGAATTGAATCCAAACCTGATAATGTATTATTCTACGCTACAAGTAATAGGAGAAATATTATCAAAGAAAAATGGGAAGATCGTTCTGAAAGCGGAGATATACATCAAGATGATGCTCGACAAGAAAAGCTATCTCTTTCTGAAAGGTTTGGCATTACTATTACTTTTATGTCACCAGATCAAGAAGAATATTTAGAAATAGTTAAGCGATTAGCTGTAAAAGATAATTTATATGTTCCAGAACAGGACTTAGTTGAGAGAGCTTTACAAT
- a CDS encoding cache domain-containing protein: protein MKKYKLKNVKEANLFEEYFEYDMVPKIKFEDKTVEMNQPEEIWLTDTTFRDGQQSRAPYDADQIVDLYKLMNKLAGEKGVIRQTEFFIYSERDREAVRRCQDLGFEFPEITSWIRAVEKDFQLVKELGVKETGILTSASDYHIFLKLNLDRKKVMEKYLKVVDAALEAGIVPRCHLEDITRADFYGFVIPFVQKLMERADDSGIPIKIRACDTMGLGLPYPNAPLPRSVPKIFDVLHREAGVPHKQLEWHGHNDFHKVLVNGTTAWLYNCSAVNGTLLGWGERTGNPPIEGLIMDYIALKGQNPEDLGIKTTVITEIARYYRNVIGDSISTNYPFVGEHFNSTRAGIHADGVIKNERIYSIFDTGKLLNRPITVSITDKSGAAGIALWINNYFDLDEEHALDKTHPGVRGIYSWVMEQYSNNRVSSISTDEIIIQAKKHLPSLFHSDLEGLKKKGMRLSIEIINKLMEENPVLRTMDSLYIKPSLEKFRNHFAFAKLIYLVDTEGKMVSQYYCQAEDKEKYKTKFKDDNFANRSWFKRAIESGEATVSDFFMSRIVQELCITVSKPIKDEAGEIIGVLGIDINFDNLINLSEFELKTIPVDSGQVDD from the coding sequence ATGAAGAAATATAAGCTAAAAAATGTTAAAGAGGCGAATCTTTTTGAAGAATACTTTGAATATGATATGGTACCTAAAATAAAATTTGAAGATAAAACTGTAGAAATGAATCAGCCAGAAGAGATATGGTTAACTGATACTACTTTTCGTGATGGACAACAATCACGAGCACCTTATGATGCTGATCAGATTGTTGATCTCTATAAGCTAATGAATAAACTGGCTGGTGAAAAAGGTGTTATAAGACAGACGGAATTTTTTATTTATAGCGAACGTGACCGGGAAGCAGTACGTAGATGTCAAGATTTAGGATTTGAGTTTCCTGAAATTACAAGTTGGATTCGAGCTGTAGAAAAAGATTTTCAACTTGTAAAAGAATTAGGTGTAAAAGAAACAGGGATTTTAACTTCGGCTTCTGACTATCACATTTTTCTAAAATTAAATCTTGATAGGAAAAAAGTGATGGAAAAATATTTAAAGGTTGTAGATGCAGCTTTAGAAGCAGGTATTGTTCCAAGGTGTCACCTTGAAGATATTACTCGTGCTGATTTTTATGGTTTTGTAATACCATTTGTACAAAAATTAATGGAAAGAGCAGATGATAGTGGTATTCCTATCAAAATTAGGGCCTGTGATACAATGGGTTTAGGATTGCCTTACCCGAATGCACCCTTACCACGTTCTGTACCAAAGATATTTGATGTATTACATCGTGAGGCAGGTGTTCCTCATAAACAATTGGAGTGGCATGGCCATAATGACTTTCATAAGGTATTAGTAAATGGAACGACTGCTTGGTTATATAACTGTTCAGCTGTTAATGGAACTTTATTAGGTTGGGGTGAAAGAACTGGTAATCCTCCAATAGAAGGATTAATTATGGATTATATTGCTTTAAAAGGTCAAAATCCAGAAGACTTAGGCATAAAAACTACAGTAATAACAGAAATAGCACGCTATTATCGTAATGTAATAGGAGATTCTATATCTACAAACTATCCTTTTGTAGGAGAACACTTTAATTCTACTAGGGCTGGAATTCATGCTGATGGTGTTATTAAGAATGAAAGAATTTATAGTATATTTGATACTGGTAAATTATTGAATAGACCTATTACAGTATCCATTACTGATAAATCAGGTGCTGCTGGTATAGCATTATGGATTAATAATTATTTTGACTTAGATGAAGAACATGCTTTAGATAAAACTCATCCTGGAGTACGAGGTATATATAGTTGGGTTATGGAGCAATATAGTAATAATAGAGTTTCTAGTATTTCTACAGATGAAATAATAATACAGGCTAAAAAACATCTACCTTCCTTATTCCATTCTGATCTAGAAGGTTTGAAGAAAAAAGGCATGAGACTATCTATAGAAATTATTAATAAACTGATGGAGGAAAACCCTGTTTTAAGGACTATGGATAGTTTGTATATAAAACCTTCTTTAGAAAAATTTAGAAACCATTTTGCATTTGCAAAATTGATTTATTTAGTAGATACGGAAGGAAAGATGGTATCTCAATACTATTGTCAGGCTGAAGATAAAGAAAAATATAAAACAAAATTTAAAGACGATAATTTTGCTAATAGATCTTGGTTTAAAAGGGCTATAGAATCCGGGGAAGCTACAGTTTCTGACTTCTTTATGTCCAGGATTGTACAGGAATTGTGTATAACAGTTTCAAAGCCCATAAAAGATGAGGCAGGAGAAATTATAGGTGTATTGGGTATTGATATTAATTTTGATAATTTAATAAATCTATCGGAATTTGAATTAAAAACTATTCCAGTAGATTCAGGTCAAGTTGATGATTAA
- the smpB gene encoding SsrA-binding protein SmpB encodes MGEDKRVISRNKKARYDYSIEETFETGIKLKGTEIKSIRAGKVNLKDSFALVEDGEVFLYNMHISPYSHGNRENHEPERKRKLLLNKSEIRSLIGKTTTKGYTLVPLSVYIIRNVAKVELALAKGKNVRDKRRDIAKKTADREIEKAFRDRQRY; translated from the coding sequence ATGGGGGAGGACAAAAGAGTAATTTCTCGTAATAAGAAGGCTAGATATGATTATTCTATTGAAGAAACATTTGAGACTGGTATAAAATTAAAAGGTACTGAGATAAAGTCTATAAGGGCTGGTAAAGTCAATCTAAAAGATAGTTTTGCTCTTGTTGAAGATGGAGAGGTCTTTCTTTATAACATGCATATTAGTCCATACTCACATGGGAATAGAGAAAATCATGAGCCAGAAAGAAAGCGTAAATTGCTTTTAAATAAAAGCGAAATTAGAAGCCTTATAGGTAAGACAACTACTAAAGGTTATACATTGGTACCATTAAGCGTCTATATTATTAGAAATGTTGCAAAAGTTGAATTAGCACTAGCAAAGGGAAAAAATGTTCGTGATAAAAGAAGAGATATTGCTAAAAAGACAGCAGATCGCGAAATTGAAAAAGCATTTCGAGATAGACAAAGATATTAA
- the rnr gene encoding ribonuclease R, whose product MSAREKILDFMKNKAYRPMTEKQLMKEFNIASDQKDVMGKLLKNLMKEGLVYKNSKGRYGLPEKMDLMAGRIEGNKKGFAFLIPEDPAQKDVFISRENMNGAMHNDKVFIRLLANSSGKRLEGEVIKILERANQRIVGNFEKSNYFGFVVADNKRIFYDLFIPKEEINGARQNQKVVAEITSWPDKNRNPEGRIVEILGDKGSPGVGIEAIIHQLELPQDFPEEVEQELNEMSFEINQEEIEQRMDLRDLDMVTIDGADAKDLDDAVSIEDLGDGTVRLGVHIADVTHYVREGTALDKEALERATSIYLVDRVIPMLPRKLSNGICSLNPQEDRLSMTAFITYQLDPLKIVNHEIGPSIIKTNYRLTYAEVNQILEDDQEVIDKYEDFVPKIKLMNQLKKRLRKDRFNNGSIDFDFPEVKVILDDDAKPIDIKERVHGEAEQLIEEFMIAANRVVSEDMSWKEIPFIYRVHDNPDADRLQSFNEFIHDFGYHIKGLNNDIHPAALQDLLDKVKDKPEERVINTLLLRTMKQAVYTPNNIGHFGLAIDYYSHFTSPIRRYPDLMIHRIIKEVLSKGSLSKKRLEELEKNLYHVSEHSSLQERRAMEAERDSVEMKKIEFMEDKIGEEFEGIINGVTNFGLFVELENTVEGLVHVEALKDDYYHYNEKQHCLVGEVSKKVYRFGEKVKVKVDKINIDERQIDFILVED is encoded by the coding sequence ATGAGTGCTAGAGAAAAAATTTTAGATTTTATGAAAAATAAAGCATACAGACCTATGACAGAAAAACAATTAATGAAAGAGTTTAATATTGCTAGTGATCAAAAAGACGTAATGGGCAAATTACTTAAGAATTTAATGAAAGAGGGACTTGTCTATAAAAATAGTAAAGGTCGCTATGGCTTGCCTGAAAAAATGGATCTGATGGCAGGTAGAATTGAGGGAAATAAAAAAGGATTTGCCTTTCTTATTCCTGAAGATCCTGCTCAAAAAGATGTTTTTATCAGTCGTGAAAATATGAATGGTGCTATGCATAATGATAAAGTTTTCATTAGACTTTTAGCAAACAGTTCTGGTAAGAGATTGGAAGGCGAAGTAATAAAGATTTTGGAAAGGGCAAACCAACGTATAGTAGGTAACTTTGAAAAAAGCAATTACTTTGGTTTTGTTGTAGCAGATAACAAGCGCATTTTCTATGATCTATTTATACCCAAAGAAGAGATAAATGGTGCTAGACAAAATCAAAAAGTAGTAGCAGAAATAACTAGCTGGCCTGATAAGAACAGGAATCCAGAGGGAAGGATAGTAGAAATATTAGGAGATAAAGGTTCTCCTGGAGTTGGTATTGAGGCAATTATACACCAACTTGAATTACCTCAGGATTTTCCAGAGGAAGTTGAGCAGGAATTAAATGAAATGTCCTTTGAAATAAATCAAGAAGAAATTGAGCAACGTATGGATTTAAGGGATTTAGATATGGTTACAATTGATGGTGCAGATGCTAAGGACCTTGATGATGCTGTTTCTATTGAAGATTTAGGTGATGGAACAGTTCGCTTAGGTGTACATATTGCCGATGTTACACATTATGTTAGGGAAGGTACAGCATTAGATAAGGAAGCTTTAGAAAGAGCTACCAGTATCTATCTTGTAGATAGAGTAATTCCAATGTTACCACGTAAGTTATCAAATGGTATTTGTAGTCTGAATCCTCAGGAAGATCGCTTATCAATGACTGCATTTATAACTTATCAATTAGATCCATTAAAAATAGTCAATCATGAAATTGGTCCAAGTATTATTAAAACAAATTACAGGCTAACTTATGCTGAAGTTAACCAAATATTAGAAGATGATCAGGAAGTAATAGATAAATATGAAGACTTTGTCCCAAAAATAAAATTAATGAATCAACTTAAGAAAAGATTAAGGAAAGATCGTTTTAATAATGGCAGTATTGATTTTGATTTTCCTGAAGTTAAAGTTATTTTAGATGACGATGCTAAGCCAATAGATATTAAAGAAAGGGTACATGGAGAAGCAGAACAATTAATTGAAGAATTTATGATTGCAGCTAATAGAGTAGTTTCAGAAGATATGAGCTGGAAGGAAATTCCTTTTATCTATAGGGTTCATGATAATCCAGATGCAGATCGTTTGCAGTCTTTCAATGAATTCATCCATGATTTTGGTTACCATATTAAAGGTTTAAATAATGATATACATCCAGCAGCATTACAGGATTTACTAGATAAGGTGAAAGATAAACCTGAAGAAAGAGTTATTAATACATTACTCTTAAGAACAATGAAACAGGCAGTTTATACTCCTAATAATATAGGACATTTTGGTCTGGCTATTGATTATTACAGTCATTTTACTTCACCTATTAGAAGATATCCTGACTTAATGATTCATAGGATTATAAAAGAAGTATTGTCTAAGGGAAGCTTATCTAAAAAAAGACTTGAAGAATTAGAGAAGAATCTCTATCATGTATCAGAACATAGTTCTTTACAGGAAAGGCGAGCTATGGAAGCTGAGCGAGATTCTGTCGAGATGAAGAAAATAGAATTTATGGAAGATAAAATTGGAGAAGAGTTTGAAGGAATAATCAATGGTGTAACTAATTTTGGCCTTTTTGTGGAACTTGAGAATACCGTTGAAGGCTTAGTACATGTAGAAGCTTTGAAAGATGATTATTATCACTATAATGAAAAGCAACATTGCCTAGTAGGAGAAGTAAGCAAGAAAGTTTATCGTTTTGGTGAGAAAGTAAAGGTGAAAGTTGATAAAATTAATATAGATGAAAGACAGATAGATTTTATCTTAGTAGAAGATTAG
- a CDS encoding PaaI family thioesterase, which translates to MYDMCFACGKDNPISLGLKFDLIDNNKVKAIFSPKEEHQGYEGIVHGGIVSTLLDEAMVSAIVAKGSEAVTAELKIRFKDSIKVGEELHIFGYISKEKSKMICTEGEIRNKEGQLKARGEAKFMLV; encoded by the coding sequence ATGTATGACATGTGTTTTGCCTGTGGTAAGGATAACCCGATTTCTCTTGGTTTGAAATTTGATTTAATTGATAATAATAAAGTTAAAGCTATCTTTTCTCCTAAGGAAGAACATCAGGGGTATGAAGGCATTGTTCATGGAGGTATTGTTTCAACATTACTGGATGAGGCTATGGTTTCAGCCATAGTTGCTAAGGGTTCTGAAGCAGTAACAGCAGAATTGAAAATTAGATTTAAAGACTCTATTAAAGTTGGAGAAGAATTACATATATTTGGGTACATAAGTAAAGAAAAAAGTAAAATGATTTGTACAGAAGGTGAGATTAGGAATAAAGAAGGACAGTTAAAAGCTAGAGGAGAAGCTAAATTCATGCTAGTGTAG
- the secG gene encoding preprotein translocase subunit SecG, translated as MLTLLKVFHFIVAIGVIAGVLLQSGNSAGLSGVVDGGATQIFGKKKGLDEKIAFYTKIVAIVFGITSLALAFVY; from the coding sequence ATGTTGACACTACTTAAAGTATTTCATTTTATCGTGGCGATAGGCGTTATTGCAGGTGTATTATTACAATCTGGAAATAGTGCTGGACTTTCCGGTGTGGTTGATGGTGGAGCAACACAAATTTTTGGTAAGAAAAAGGGTTTAGACGAAAAAATTGCATTTTACACTAAAATTGTTGCTATTGTGTTTGGTATAACATCACTGGCTCTAGCATTTGTATATTAA